Below is a window of Desmonostoc muscorum LEGE 12446 DNA.
TCACTCAAGAAAGAAGAGAACACTGTTATACAAGTTGGTCCCCCAGCGGCTAGTAAAGCAATTATTGATGTCTCAAGACCTTTAGTAGCCTGTGTGGATGATAGTCCAACGATATGTCGCAGTTTGGAGGAAATTCTCACCCATCAAGGTTATCGCTTTGTTGGCATTCAAGAGTCCTTGACGGCAGTTTTAAAGCTAATTAAAAGCAAGCCAGACTTCATTTTTTTGGATCTGTTAATGCCAAAAGTGAATGGCTATGAAATTTGTTCTCAAATCCGTAAAACTCCAAGTCTCAAAGATGTGCCGGTTGTCATCTTAACGGGGAAAGATGGAATAGTAGATCGGATGCGAGCAAAATTAGTAGGAGCAACTGACTTTTTGGGTAAACCCGTAGAAGCAGAGAAAGTACTCAATGTGCTTCACAAGTATTTAAGCGTTTAGGTTGAAGCGATAGTCCTCGCAGTGGCTCCTCTATATCCATTTTCAAAAAAGATTTTGGATTGAAAATTGCTTTCTACATATGGGTTGGTGTTAATTCATTTGTCGCAATTATTTTTCAAATTCTGAATTAAATAGTTAGGAAAAAATGAAAAAAGTTCTTTTAGTTGAAGATAGCCTCACAGAATCCGAAAAGATGACACGTTACCTAGAGCAAGGAGGATATTCAGTTTATGAAGTTCGCAGTGGTGAAGAGGCTCAACTCAGGTTAAAACAACAAAAACCTGACTTGATTCTACTAGATTTAATTTTGCCAGGACAAAGTGGATTTGAGTTCTGCCGTAAGTTGAAAGCCGATCCGACAACAAAAGCAATCCCGGTAGTGATTTGCTCAACTAAAAACACAGATGTTGATAAAACTTGGGGCACTATGAGTGGTGCCGATGGCTATTTAGTCAAACCTGTAGATGAAAATACTTTGCTCCAGACTGTTAATAAATTTATTCGCTAAAGGAAACTGGGGCAATGCTACAGGGCAATGATAGTTTTTCTTCGCTACCCATTAATAGCCAATTTCGACTTGAAAACTCTCCCCAAGGAAACAACCAGAGGTTTTTAAGATTTCCGTTGAATGGAAAGGTAAATGGGTTACTCCCATTAGCTGATTTGCGGGGAGTAATTCAGGTTGCACTCACCGAGATTTTGCCAGTACCGCAGGTAGCAGAATTCTTGTTAGGCATAATGAATTGGCGGGGAGAAGCGATCTGGATTCTTGATTTAGCAGCTTTGTTGGGAGCAACACACTGGTGTCGGCGAGAAGGTGTGCGTAACTCTGGTATGGCGATGCTTGTTCAAGTCCAGAATCAAACCGTCGGGCTGTTGGTGGAGCAAGTCAATACCATTGAAGTTTATGACCCCCAAGAGCGGTTAGCGGTTTCGGCATCGATGTTACCTGCTCGGCTGGGCTCGTTCTTGCAGGGTTACTTTGTGGATTCTCAAGGTAGCCCTTTGATGTTAATTGACACCCATGTTGTGATTCAAGCCCTTCAGCCTCTTTAAAATTCAGAGCTTCCTATACAACGCCAAGGGCGGACACACAAAGGCTTCTGGACGCTGAAGCCGTTCTAGAAAAGTAATACCAATTCTCCAAAATCAGGCAACAGATGCAAATCACGAAAGACTTGCAGCATCTAAGTTTCTTAATTGCGAATTGGTATAAGTAGCCTCCGCTCTGCATTCTACTTCTTAACTCCGACAACCTTCATAGCAAGAAAGATCATGGTAGCGCAACACAATCTTAGATCCAGCCAACCTCACTCAAATCCCAGCAACGGTTATAAGGAAACCGATAATGGGCATACCGTTGATGTACCAGCAAAACAGCAAATCACCTCCGCTCTAGAAGAATTGCGAACTGAACTGGATCAAGCTGATTGGGTGGAAACAGGGCCATTGCGAGAGAGAATCCGCAAGTTAAAAGAACTGCTAAGTGTGTTGCCATATCAAGACGGAGGAGATGGATTAGAGGTAGAGCAAGTACAGGCGATCGCTAGCAAAATCCGCCAATTTTCCGATCTCGATACCTTGCTGGCTACTGCTGTCATAGAGGTACAAAGCGCCCTGCAAGCCGATCGCGTGGTGCTGTATGAGTTTACAAATCCGACGCAGGGGATAGTTGTTGCGGAGGCGATGAGAGATGGCTTTACCCCAATGCTGAAGGAAAAACTACCCGCCGTCATTTTTGGGTTAGGTTCTGCCAAGCTTTATCAACAAGAAAAATTAGTAGCGATCGCAGATACCTACACTGCTGGCTTGTCTCCTTACCAAAAGCAGTTAATGGATCGGTTTCAGGTAAGAGCTTGTTTGAGTTTGCCAATCTTAGCAAAAGATGGGGTTTGGGGTTTGTTGGTAGTGCAGCAATGCACTGCTGCTCGTCAGTGGCAAAATGCTGAAATTCAGTTACTAAAATTAATCGAGCAGGAATTAGAAGCGCAACTGCAAGTTGCCGTGATTCAGGCTACGTTGCAACAAGAAGTGGAAAAAGACCAAATCCTTGTCGGTGTAGCGAATAAAATTCTCCAGTCCAAAGATTTGGATACCATCTTTCGCGTTGCCACCCAAGAAGTGCGACAGTCATTAAAATGCGATCGCGTGGCAATTTATCGTTTCCAGCCAGATTGGAGTGGGGAATTTGTAGCTGAATCTGTTGGATCTGAGTGGATTTCTCTGTTACAAGAACAGCGAAACAACCAAGCAATTGTCAATAACGTTAACTATTGCAGTGTTAGGAACCTTGCAGACGAAGGGGGATTGGTTGGGACAACAGGGCGATCGCACAGTGCAGATAGCTACATTCAGCACACTCAAGGCAAAAATTTCCATCGCGGACAGATTTATCGAGTCACTAATGATATCTACAGTGCTGGTTTTTCTGATTGCTATATCAAAATTTTAGAAACCTATCAAGCCAAAGCATACATTATTGTTGCCATCTTCCAGGGAGAAAAGTTGTGGGGCTTGCTGGCTGCCTATCAAAATTCTCAGCCTCGTCAGTGGAAAGATAGTGAAGTTCGACTAATGGTGCAGGTTGCATCTCTGTCTAGTATTGCTATTCAACAGTTGCAATATCAGCAACAACTTTCTAACCGTTCTGAGGAGTCAGCCAAACTGATTGAACGAGAACGTACTGTTTTCGGCATCATTGAAAAGATTGGGCAAGCAACGGATCTTCGCACACTTTTCCGCATTACCACCCAAGAATTGCGGCGATTTTTAAAATGCGATCGCGTTGTCATTTATCAAATTTATCCAGACTGGAGTGGAGAAGTTATCGCTGAATCTGTGGCTGCTGGTTGGCCGTCACTGTTGGAGATGCAGGAACAAGACAGCATTTTAAAAACAGGTCTGATATCTTCAGAGCGTTGTAATGTTAAGGACTATGGCTCCCCTGTTAAACCTGATGCCGATACTTATCTGAAGGAAACCCAGGGTGGAGTGTACACCAAAGGAACGCGCTTTCGTAAAATCAACGATATTTATGCTGCTGGTTTTTCACCTTGCTATTTAGAAACATTAGAGAAGTTCCAAGCCAAAGCATACATTAATGTTCCCATCTTCCGCGCTGGTAATCTTTGGGGTTTGTTAGCAGCTTATCAGAATTCTGATGTGCGGAAATGGACAGAGGAAGAGATCGGTGCTTTGTTGCAGATCGGCGAACCGTTGAGCATTGCCCTCCAGCAAGCTGAATATATCGAACAGCTACGGTTAAAGAATATCGAAATGACACAAGTAGCTGAAGTAGAACACGCCATCGCCCGAATGACGGATAGAATGCGTCATTCCCAACAACTAGAAACAATTTACCGTACTACCTTGGCAGAATTGCGGCAGTTGTTCAAATGCGATCGCCTGGCAATATATCGCTTCAACTCTGACTGGAGTGGTGAATTTATGGCCGAATCTGTAGGAAGTGACTGGGTGCCTATGGTTGGCCCCGATATCAAGACCGTATACGAAGACGAACACCTACAGCAAACCCAAGGCGGGCGCTATCGCAACAATGAAACCTTGGCCGTTAATGATATCTATACTGTTGGTCATGCCCAGTGTTACATCGACTTATTGGAGCAGTTCCAGGTTAAAGCCTACACCATCGCCCCTATTTTTGCTGGAAACAAACTTTGGGGCTTTTTAGGAGCATACCAAAATAGCGGCCCGCGCCAGTGGAATTCCGAGGAGGTGCGATTACTGACCAAATTGGGCATTCAGTTGGGGGTAAGCGTACAGCAAGCCGAGTACATCGAACAACTGAAAACGAAGAATGCAGAGTTGGCGCGGGCAGCAGAAGAGGAACAGGTGCTGACAGGGATGGTGGAAAAAATTCGCCAAGCTCAAGAGGCAGATACAATTTTCCTGAATGTGCTACCAAGTTTACGCAAACAATTACAGTGCGATCGCCTAGCAGTATTTCGCTTTCATCCCGACTGGAGTGTGGAATTTATTGCTGAAGCTGTAAAAGATAAATGGTTGTCTTTAGCTGGTTCCGACATCAAAACCATTTGGATGGACGATCACTTACAAGAAACTCAGGGCGGACGCTATCGCAATCATGAAACCTTTGTTGTCGATGATATTTACACTGTCGGTCACGTTCAGTGCTACTTAGAAATATTAGAAAAAATCCAGGCCAAAGCTTACGCGATCGCTCCTATCTTCACTGGAAACAAACTCTGGGGCTTTTTAGGAGCATATCAAAATACTGGCCCTCGGCAGTGGAAATCCAAGGATGTGCAACTGTTGCGAAAAGTAGCTGTGCAAATGGGTATAGGCTTGCAACAAGTTAGGTATATCGAACAGCTCAAGAAGAAGAATGCAGAGTTAGCGCGAACCGCAGAAGGGGAACGAGCATTGACACGGCTCGCAGAAAAAATCCGCCAAGTTCAAGAGCTAGATACGATTTTCCGCAATGCCTTACCAGAATTGCGATCGCATTTGGAATGCGATCGTCTAGCCGTGTATCGCTTCAATCCAGATTGGGGTGGGGAGTTTATTGCCGAATCCGTCAGTCGTGAATGGGTGGCTTTGGTTGGCCCCGATATCAGGACTGTATGGGAAGACGAACACCTCCAACAAACCCAAGGTGGACGCTATCGCCATAACGAGACCTTTGTGATAAATGACATTTACACTTCTGGTCATGCCCAGTGCCACATAAAAATTCTAGAGCAATTCCAGATGAGAGCCTATATCATCACCCCAATTATTGCTGGGAATAAGCTCTGGGGTTTGTTAGGAGCATATCAGAATGATGGGCCGCGGCAATGGCAAGAGAATGAAGTCAACTTGGTAACGAAAATCGGCACGCAGTTTGGGGTTGCCGTCCAGCAATCGCAATACTTACAACAAACTCTAAGCAAGAATGAGGAATTGATCAAACTGGCAGAACGGGAAGTAGCAAACGCCCGATTTTCCTATCGCCTGCCAAGTCGGTTAACAGAGATGGCCCAAAGTCATGGTGATGTTCTGGAATTTGTCCAGTTTGCCACCCATGAACTTCGTCAACTGCTAAAAGTAGATCGAGTTGGAGTTTACCGTTTTGAGCCTGATTGGTCTGGAGAATTTGTAGTTGAGTCTGTGACTGGGGATTGGCCTAAGTTGGTGGGAACTAGCCTTGCCAGAGTTAGAGATACCTATCTCCAGTACAACCAAGGAGGGCGTTATGTCCGCAAAGAAAGTTTGCGGGTTGACAA
It encodes the following:
- a CDS encoding response regulator transcription factor gives rise to the protein MKKVLLVEDSLTESEKMTRYLEQGGYSVYEVRSGEEAQLRLKQQKPDLILLDLILPGQSGFEFCRKLKADPTTKAIPVVICSTKNTDVDKTWGTMSGADGYLVKPVDENTLLQTVNKFIR
- a CDS encoding chemotaxis protein CheW; its protein translation is MLQGNDSFSSLPINSQFRLENSPQGNNQRFLRFPLNGKVNGLLPLADLRGVIQVALTEILPVPQVAEFLLGIMNWRGEAIWILDLAALLGATHWCRREGVRNSGMAMLVQVQNQTVGLLVEQVNTIEVYDPQERLAVSASMLPARLGSFLQGYFVDSQGSPLMLIDTHVVIQALQPL
- a CDS encoding GAF domain-containing protein gives rise to the protein MVAQHNLRSSQPHSNPSNGYKETDNGHTVDVPAKQQITSALEELRTELDQADWVETGPLRERIRKLKELLSVLPYQDGGDGLEVEQVQAIASKIRQFSDLDTLLATAVIEVQSALQADRVVLYEFTNPTQGIVVAEAMRDGFTPMLKEKLPAVIFGLGSAKLYQQEKLVAIADTYTAGLSPYQKQLMDRFQVRACLSLPILAKDGVWGLLVVQQCTAARQWQNAEIQLLKLIEQELEAQLQVAVIQATLQQEVEKDQILVGVANKILQSKDLDTIFRVATQEVRQSLKCDRVAIYRFQPDWSGEFVAESVGSEWISLLQEQRNNQAIVNNVNYCSVRNLADEGGLVGTTGRSHSADSYIQHTQGKNFHRGQIYRVTNDIYSAGFSDCYIKILETYQAKAYIIVAIFQGEKLWGLLAAYQNSQPRQWKDSEVRLMVQVASLSSIAIQQLQYQQQLSNRSEESAKLIERERTVFGIIEKIGQATDLRTLFRITTQELRRFLKCDRVVIYQIYPDWSGEVIAESVAAGWPSLLEMQEQDSILKTGLISSERCNVKDYGSPVKPDADTYLKETQGGVYTKGTRFRKINDIYAAGFSPCYLETLEKFQAKAYINVPIFRAGNLWGLLAAYQNSDVRKWTEEEIGALLQIGEPLSIALQQAEYIEQLRLKNIEMTQVAEVEHAIARMTDRMRHSQQLETIYRTTLAELRQLFKCDRLAIYRFNSDWSGEFMAESVGSDWVPMVGPDIKTVYEDEHLQQTQGGRYRNNETLAVNDIYTVGHAQCYIDLLEQFQVKAYTIAPIFAGNKLWGFLGAYQNSGPRQWNSEEVRLLTKLGIQLGVSVQQAEYIEQLKTKNAELARAAEEEQVLTGMVEKIRQAQEADTIFLNVLPSLRKQLQCDRLAVFRFHPDWSVEFIAEAVKDKWLSLAGSDIKTIWMDDHLQETQGGRYRNHETFVVDDIYTVGHVQCYLEILEKIQAKAYAIAPIFTGNKLWGFLGAYQNTGPRQWKSKDVQLLRKVAVQMGIGLQQVRYIEQLKKKNAELARTAEGERALTRLAEKIRQVQELDTIFRNALPELRSHLECDRLAVYRFNPDWGGEFIAESVSREWVALVGPDIRTVWEDEHLQQTQGGRYRHNETFVINDIYTSGHAQCHIKILEQFQMRAYIITPIIAGNKLWGLLGAYQNDGPRQWQENEVNLVTKIGTQFGVAVQQSQYLQQTLSKNEELIKLAEREVANARFSYRLPSRLTEMAQSHGDVLEFVQFATHELRQLLKVDRVGVYRFEPDWSGEFVVESVTGDWPKLVGTSLARVRDTYLQYNQGGRYVRKESLRVDNIYSVGHDECHIQLLEMWGTKAYMISPIFQENRLWGLMGVYQNSAPRQWEQSEEDVLNQASVQIGIALNLADYLTQVRIQEQQLAEAAERERTAREKLQQGAIRVLMALEPSFRGDLTVRAPLSEDEIGTIADGYNTTIQSLRDLVRQVQIAAGRVSENSSNNTTSVVKLSDQAQQQAERLEHALEQLQMMVTSTQIVASDAQRVGQAVQEANKTVQAGDSLMERTVDGILEIRETVSETAKKIKRLGEASQKISKVVSLIENFATQTNLLALNAAIEATRAGEYGKGFAVVADEVRSLAYQSASATTEIERLVQEIQAGTNEVTEAMEIGISQVVQGSNLIDETRHSLSAIVAATNEIGGLVQGITQAVSTQSQQSQILTEAMMDVSAIARKTSESAIHISESFEELRMTSQQLETSVSQFKVD